From a region of the Thamnophis elegans isolate rThaEle1 unplaced genomic scaffold, rThaEle1.pri scaffold_346_arrow_ctg1, whole genome shotgun sequence genome:
- the LOC116523474 gene encoding claudin-1-like: MANSGLQLLGFALALLALIANMTATILPQWKVSSFADGTIITAQSYYIGLWMECVVQSTGQLQCKIYDSMLGLES, from the coding sequence ATGGCTAACTCGGGCTTGCAGCTGCTGGGCTTCGCGCTGGCCTTGCTGGCCCTCATCGCCAACATGACGGCCACCATCCTGCCCCAGTGGAAGGTCTCCTCCTTCGCCGACGGCACCATCATCACCGCGCAATCCTATTACATCGGCCTGTGGATGGAGTGCGTCGTTCAGAGCACCGGGCAACTCCAGTGCAAGATCTACGACTCCATGCTGGGACTGGAgagtga